From one Flavobacterium kingsejongi genomic stretch:
- the istB gene encoding IS21-like element helper ATPase IstB: MNESTVTKMKQMKLYGMFNAFKTAIESGKTDHYTLDQFVSMIIDAEWDERYNRRIERSITNAKFHYKSNIESINFDVSRNLDRNMVLRLAECEFIEKNENILITGSTGVGKSYLGTALGYQACIQGFKVSYFNTSKLFARLKMAKADGTYLRELTKIQRQDVIILDDFGLQALDSHNRITLLEIIEDRHNNGSIIVTSQIPVQGWYDIIGEKTIADAILDRLIHQSHRLELHGESMRKKRGINKE; this comes from the coding sequence ATGAATGAATCCACAGTAACCAAAATGAAACAAATGAAGCTTTATGGCATGTTTAATGCTTTTAAAACAGCCATTGAAAGCGGGAAAACAGATCATTATACCCTTGACCAGTTTGTATCGATGATTATTGATGCAGAATGGGATGAAAGGTACAATCGTCGTATTGAACGAAGTATCACTAATGCCAAATTCCATTACAAATCAAATATTGAAAGTATCAATTTTGATGTATCACGTAACCTGGACCGAAACATGGTACTGCGTCTGGCAGAATGCGAATTTATAGAGAAAAACGAAAACATTTTAATCACTGGAAGCACCGGTGTCGGTAAAAGTTATTTAGGTACTGCATTAGGTTATCAAGCCTGTATACAGGGTTTTAAGGTAAGTTATTTTAATACCTCAAAATTGTTCGCTAGACTAAAAATGGCTAAAGCAGATGGTACTTATCTACGGGAACTTACCAAAATACAAAGACAGGATGTTATAATACTTGATGATTTTGGACTCCAGGCACTTGACAGCCATAACCGAATTACTCTTTTAGAGATCATAGAGGACAGGCATAATAACGGCTCTATAATCGTGACATCACAAATACCAGTTCAAGGCTGGTATGATATAATTGGAGAAAAAACGATAGCCGATGCAATATTAGACAGACTTATACACCAATCTCATAGGCTTGAATTACATGGAGAATCCATGAGAAAGAAAAGAGGAATAAACAAAGAGTGA
- the istA gene encoding IS21 family transposase yields the protein MANKITDMSKIRKVIKFYCNGKSKLFISSYLSLSRNTVKKYISLFEVLELSFELIDQKTDAELELLFSQTSVEAISPRLQTLYDFFPKMERELKKVGVTVQHMWEQYIAVNPDGYRTSQFHYHYNIWGKRVNPVMHMNHKAGDKMYVDYAGKTLSIIDIDTGEVKEVQFFVAILGASQYTYAEASMSQQKENFVDSVENAMRFFEGTPAAIVPDNLKSAVIKSSRFEPTINETLADLAEHYETTILPARAYRPRDKSLVEGAVKILYRRIYVTIKETKFFSLEELNQQIWDLLDSHNNRKLTGRPYSRFELFLEDEKEKLRPLPQDRFEIKYQSFATVMQNGHVQLSQDKNYYSVPYQYVKKKAKLLYTKSTVEIYYKYNRIAVHPRNYKPYVYTTTPEHLASTHQFVAQWSAARFIEWANNIDESVGEYIMQIIESRNHPEQAYKSCLGILNFEKKVGRQRLINACRRALDFKIYNFKTIQNILENNLDHIDFDQEPEQELPDHSNIRGKHYYN from the coding sequence ATGGCAAACAAAATAACAGACATGAGTAAAATTAGAAAAGTAATTAAATTCTATTGTAATGGAAAGAGTAAGTTATTTATAAGTAGCTACTTATCCCTTTCAAGAAATACGGTAAAGAAATATATTTCTTTATTTGAAGTTCTCGAATTAAGCTTTGAATTAATCGACCAAAAAACCGATGCAGAGCTGGAACTTTTATTCTCCCAGACTAGTGTAGAGGCCATTAGCCCGAGATTACAGACACTTTATGATTTTTTTCCTAAAATGGAACGTGAACTAAAAAAAGTTGGCGTTACCGTACAGCATATGTGGGAACAATATATTGCTGTAAATCCTGATGGTTATCGAACTTCACAATTTCATTATCATTACAATATATGGGGCAAACGAGTTAATCCGGTCATGCATATGAACCATAAGGCTGGTGATAAAATGTATGTTGATTATGCCGGAAAGACACTCTCAATTATTGATATAGATACTGGAGAAGTCAAAGAAGTACAATTTTTTGTAGCAATATTGGGCGCTAGCCAATACACGTATGCTGAAGCTTCCATGAGCCAGCAAAAGGAAAACTTTGTTGACTCGGTAGAAAATGCCATGCGCTTTTTTGAAGGCACTCCTGCCGCCATTGTTCCAGATAATTTAAAATCTGCCGTAATAAAAAGCAGTCGTTTTGAACCGACAATCAATGAAACCCTGGCTGATTTAGCAGAACATTACGAAACCACAATTTTACCTGCCAGAGCTTACAGGCCCAGAGACAAGTCACTAGTTGAAGGAGCTGTTAAGATATTATATCGAAGGATTTATGTAACCATAAAAGAAACTAAGTTCTTTTCTCTGGAAGAATTAAACCAGCAGATCTGGGATTTACTTGACTCTCACAATAACAGAAAACTGACAGGACGCCCTTATTCCCGCTTTGAATTATTTTTAGAAGACGAGAAAGAAAAACTGCGTCCACTCCCACAAGATCGTTTTGAAATTAAATACCAGTCTTTTGCAACAGTAATGCAAAACGGTCATGTTCAATTAAGCCAGGACAAAAACTATTACAGCGTTCCGTATCAATATGTAAAGAAGAAAGCCAAGCTGTTATATACCAAATCAACAGTAGAGATTTATTATAAATACAATCGAATAGCTGTACATCCAAGAAACTACAAACCTTATGTCTATACAACAACTCCTGAGCATTTAGCCAGTACACATCAATTTGTAGCCCAATGGAGTGCTGCCCGCTTCATTGAATGGGCTAATAATATTGATGAGTCAGTAGGAGAATATATAATGCAGATAATCGAAAGCAGAAATCATCCAGAACAGGCTTATAAAAGCTGTTTAGGAATACTGAATTTTGAAAAAAAGGTAGGCAGACAGCGATTAATAAATGCCTGCAGGCGGGCACTTGATTTTAAAATTTACAATTTTAAGACCATACAAAACATTTTAGAAAACAACTTGGATCATATTGATTTTGATCAAGAACCTGAGCAGGAACTTCCCGATCACAGTAACATAAGAGGAAAACACTATTATAACTAA